Below is a genomic region from Demequina sp..
GTGTGGTGCTCCGTTTGGGCAGCTGAGTCCTGATCGCGTCTTCGGCCATAGCGATGCGAGTCCCTGCGGTCCTTGGGTGCGAGCTCGCGGAAAAACAGGACTGAGTTGCCTAAACGGGCGCCTGCTTGGCCGGAAGGCAGGACTGAGGTGCCTAAACCCTAGGTTGGGTGCCGCGGGCTACGCGCTGAACGTGGCGCCGGAGAGGTCTAGCGGGTCGTCGTGCTCCTGCGGGCGCGGGTCGATGAGGCTTGCCACGTAGTGCGTCTTCGCGTCGAGGACCGCGGCAGCGGGCTGCGCCACACCGAACAGCCAGCCCTGGCCGTAGCGCCAGCCGCACGCGCTGAGGAACTGGGCCTGCGCCTCGGTCTCGATGCCCTCGGCGATCGTCGCGAGGCCAAGCTCGCGCGCGAGCGCGCCGAGCGCGCGCGACACGCGCGCACCAGCCGGGTCCTCGGGGATGCCGGCCACGAACGACATGTCGAGCTTCACACCCGAGACGGGCAGGTCACGCAGATAGGACAGCGGCGAGACGCCCGTGCCGAAGTCGTCGAGCAGGATCGGCACGCCGGCGTTGCGGAGCTCGGTGAGCTCGTGGCGGATGCGCGTGTTGGGCGCCACCAGCGACGCCTCGGTGAGCTCCACCACAATCCGCTGCGGGCTCAGGTGATGGCCGCCGATCGCGCCGAGCACGCGGTCGGCGAACTCCGAGTCGCCGAGTTGATCGGCGGAGACGTTGATCGACACCCATGTGGAGTCCGTGGGATTGAGGGTCAGGAAGTTCGCTGCCTGCTCCACGAGCGCGGTGCCGAGCACCGTCGCGAGGTTGCGGTCGTCGATGAGCGGCAGGAAGGCGCCGGGCAGCAGCAGCCCGCGCGTTGGATGCTGCCACCGGACGAGGGCCTCGTAGCCGACCACAGAGCGGGAGGAGAGCTCAAGGATCGGCTGGTAGTGCAGGACCAGGTCTCCGTGCTCGATGGCGCGCGCGAGATCCGCGGCGAGCGCCGTCTGCGAGTCGCGAGAGGTGCGCATGGTGGGGTCGAAGACCTCGGTGCGGGACTTTCCGGTCGCCTTCGCGCGGTACATCGCGGCGTCGGCCGCACTCAGCAGACCGGGGGCGCCGCCCGCGATGGTCTCCTCGTCGGCCATCGCAATTCCAAGCGAGGCGCCAAGGTGGATCTGGTGGCGCTTGACCTGCAGCGGTCGCTTGAGACCCGCGTGGATGGAGCCGGCGATATCGAACAGTGCCTTGGAGCAATCCGGGTCCTGGACCACGATCACGAACTCGTCGCCGCCGATGCGCGCCACCGTGCCGCGACCGGCGGTCGCCGAGCGCAAAACCCCTGCTACATAGACCAACGCACTGTCTCCAGTGGCGTGCCCAAACCGGTCGTTGAGCCCCTTGAACCCGTCCAGGTCCACCGCGATGACGCCTACGCGACTCTCCGCGTCGGGCTGTTCAAGCACCTGCTGCAGCACGTCTTGCAGCAGCGTGCGGTTCGCGAGGCCCGTGAGGGGATCGTGCATCGCGCGGTGCGCGAGCAGTTCGGAGTGCATGCGGTCGTCCGTGGAGTCGCGCACCTGCACGATGTAGTGGTCGGGCGCACCACCCGGGTAGCGCACGAGCCCAACATCCAGCACCGCCCACACCACGTTTCCGTCCGCACGCACGTAGCGCTTCTCCACGGAGAACCGGTTCTGGTGGCCCGCATACAGGCGCTGCAACTGGTCGCGCTCCGCCGCGAGGTCCTGCGGGTGAGACAGCGCGGAGAACGGCGTCCCGCGCAGCGCGGCCACGGTGGAGCCCATCATCTCCGCGAAGGCCCTGTTGACCTCCATGAGGCGCCACTCAAGATCAACCAAGGCCATGCCCGTCGGCGCGTTCTCCATCGCCTTGCGGAACTGGGCGTCGGAGCGTGAGATGGCCTCAGCCGCCTCCCTTAGCCCCGTGGGGTCGGCGAGGGTAATGACCGTGATGGGCACACCGTCGGGCCCATCCGTCACCACAGCCGAGCGAACGTGAAGCCAGCGAATGTCGTCAACGCCGCGCCGCCCGGGCACGCCGATGGTGCGCGGCGCCTCCTCGGTGGTGGCGAAGGCCTCCGTGAGCGCCACGGGCTGCACGTTCGCGTCGACGATCCGAATCGGGAGTCGGTACAGGAGCTTGCCGATCGCCTCTTCGCGCGTCACGCCGACCATGCGGGCGGCGACGTCGGAGATCATCGCGACCTCTTGCTTGTCCGTGATGACGATGATGCCGTCTCGCGTGGAGGAGACGACGGCCTCGAACTGTCGCCTCAGCTCGCGTTCACGCTCCGCGGTCTCCGAGTAGGCCTTGCGCGCCTTGCTGGATCGCCAGAAGTAGAAGAACGCGCAGGCGGCCAGGATGACGAAGAGTGCCGTGGCGATGACGACAAAGGTCGACTGCGAGAAGAGATCTACGAAATCCCCCATGCATCGTCCTCAGCTTCGTCGGGAAAGGTGGGCTCACTAAAGGTATCGGCCGAGTGGCCGCGAAGAATAGCCAAAGTCGACGCCAATTCGTCTGGAGTGACCAATACGTCACGAGCCTTCGAGCCCTGGGATGGCCCGACGATGTCGCGGCTTTCGAGCAGATCCATCAGTCTCCCCGCCTTGGCAAAGCCCATCTTCAGTTTGCGCTGAAGCATGGAAGTGGAGCCGAGTTGGGTGGTGATCACGAGTTCGGCGGCCTGCAGCAGGTCGTCGAGGTCGTCGCCGATGTCCTCGCTGACGATCGCGCTCGAGCCGGCCTGGATGACGTCGTTGCGGTACTCGGGGTCCGCCTGGCGCTTGACGTGGTTCACGGCCGCGTGGATCTCGGACTCGCTCACCCACGCGCCCTGGACGCGCATCGGCTTGGACTCCCCCATGGGCAGGAACAACGCGTCGCCCTGGCCGATGAGCTTCTCGGCTCCCGGCATGTCGAGCACAACACGGCTGTCTGCCAGGGATGACGTGGCGAACGCCAAGCGGGACGGCACGTTGGCCTTGATAGTGCCGGTGACGATGTCGACGGAGGGGCGCTGGGTGGCGAGCACCAGGTGGATTCCCGCGGCCCTGGCGAGCTGGGTGATGCGCTGGATCGAGTCATCCACATCGCGAGGCGCCACCATCATGAGGTCCGCGAGCTCGTCCACGATGACCAGCAGGTACGGGTAGGTGTGGATCTGCCGCTCGGAGCCAGGCAGCGGCTTGACCTTGCCCGCGCGCACGGCCTTGTTGAAATCGTCCACGTGCTTGAAGCCGTACAGCGCGAGGTCGTCGTACCTCATGTCCATCTCCTTCACCACCCAGTCGAGGGCCTGCGCGGCCTTCTTGGGGTCGGTGATGATGGGCGTGATGAGGTGGGGAATCCCCTCGTAGATGCTCAGTTCGACGCGCTTGGGGTCCACGAGCACCATGCGCACCTCGCTGGGCGTTGCACGCATGAGGATGGACGTGATCATCGAGTTCACGAAGCTTGACTTGCCCGCGCCCGTTGCTCCCGCGACCAGCAGGTGCGGCATCTTGGCGAGGTTCGCCATGACATAGCCGCCCTCGACGTCCTTGCCGATGCCGATCGCCATGGGGTGGTCGTTCTTGATGGCCGTGGTGGAGCGCAGCACGTCGCCGAGCGCCACGGTCTCGCGGTCCACGTTCGGGATCTCGATGCCGATCGCGCTCTTTCCAGGAATCGGAGACAGGATGCGCACGTCCGCGCTCGCCACCGCATACGCGATGTTGCGCGACAGCTGGGTGATCTTCTCGACCTTGACGCCAGCGCCGAGCTCCACCTCGTAGCGTGTGACCGTTGGCCCGCGAGTGAAGCCCGTAACCTCGGCGTCCACGCCGAACTGCTCAAGCACGGAGGTGAGGGCGGCCACCACACGGTCGTTGGCGGCCGAGCGCGCCTTGTGCGGCGTGCCCTTGACGAGCATCTCCGGGTCCGGGAGCACGTAGGGGCTCGAGTTCTCGAGTTGCCCCTGCACGCCCTGCGGCACGATCGACGTCGGCGGCGCCTGGGGCGCGGGGATGATCGCGGTCGGCTCGGTGTCGACGTCCTCTCCCGCGGGCTCGTAGCCGCCCGCGGCCAGGTACGGGCTGGTTGGGATGCCCGACGCTGGGGTTGCGTGCTGCGGCACGCCGTACTCGGGCGTGGCGTCGCTTTCGGAGGGCGAAATCAGTTCGTCGAACTCGCTGCGCTGGAGCGCCTTCGCGAAGGCCTCGTCGGCCTCGTAGGAGTCAAGGGTGTCCGCCTTGGCGCGCTTGCCCCGACGGCGTAGCGTGCCGTGCTCGGGGAGGTCAAGGTCACCGTCGTCGCCCAACTCGCCGTCAGCGTCGGGCCTGCTGAAGAGGCCCTTGGCGCGCGCGACCAACTCGCGGAACGGGATGCCGAGCGTCACCAGAATGGCCAGCAATGACAGCATTACCAGCACGAATACCGCTAAGCCGCCTGTCAGGACGGAGGCGAGCGGGGTGCCAACGAGGAAGCCGAGCAGGCCGCCCGCCGCCATCACCGCGTCCCAGCCCTCGGTGGGCGACGGCTGATCGCGGGCGATGTGGATGATGCCGTCGACGGTGAGGGCGAGGAAGAGCAGACCCACCATGATGCGGTGGTTGGTGTGGCCCTCCTGCGGCTCGCGGAAGAGGCGCAGGGACAGGAACAGCAGCGCGATGGGCAGGAGCTTGGCGAGCACTCCGAACAGGCCTGCCGCGACGCCGTGTATGACGGTGCCCGCCCACGAGCCGACGCCGAACCATTCGGTCGCGGCGACGAGGACAGCGCCGATCAGCAGGAGAACGGCGGCGCCATCGCGGCGAACGTCGGGGCTCACGGCCTTGGCCCCCGTGCCGACCGAGCGCACGGCGCCGCCGACGGCCGCAGAGGTTCCGTGGCCTACCGCCTTGGCGCCGCGCACCACCGCCGGCGCTTGCTTCTTCGCCGGCTGCTTGCGCGCGGGAGCCTTGCGCTGTGCCGTGGAGCGCTGCGGGGGTCGCGCAGACGGGCGCGACTGACTGGTTTGAGCCATGCGTTGCACGCTACCCCCGCGCGCCCGCGATGTTGCGGAGGCTCCCCGCGCCAAAGGCTCGCACTAGACGCCCGCCGTGGACTCGCGCGGAACCACACGAACGGGAAGGCGGTTGACTCCTGGGTTCGACGCCCCACCAATGGCGGTCGACAGCGCCCGAGCCGCCGCGCGGCCAAGGTCCTGAAGCTGCATATCGACGCTCGTGAGCGGAGGTCGCGACGCCTGCGCGAGGATGTCCCAATTGTCGACGCCGATCACGGCCACGTCGTCGGGAACCTTGAGACCGGACTCTCGAAGCTCATCGAGCACGCCTCTGGCAATCTGGTCGGAGCCGGCGACGATGCCGTCGATCTTCCTGCCGGAGTCGAGCAGCGTGCGCGTGCCCTGGCGACCCCAACTCTCGCTCCACTGCCCGTACAGGCCACTGCCCCCGGCGAGCTTGAGGCC
It encodes:
- a CDS encoding EAL domain-containing protein, with protein sequence MGDFVDLFSQSTFVVIATALFVILAACAFFYFWRSSKARKAYSETAERERELRRQFEAVVSSTRDGIIVITDKQEVAMISDVAARMVGVTREEAIGKLLYRLPIRIVDANVQPVALTEAFATTEEAPRTIGVPGRRGVDDIRWLHVRSAVVTDGPDGVPITVITLADPTGLREAAEAISRSDAQFRKAMENAPTGMALVDLEWRLMEVNRAFAEMMGSTVAALRGTPFSALSHPQDLAAERDQLQRLYAGHQNRFSVEKRYVRADGNVVWAVLDVGLVRYPGGAPDHYIVQVRDSTDDRMHSELLAHRAMHDPLTGLANRTLLQDVLQQVLEQPDAESRVGVIAVDLDGFKGLNDRFGHATGDSALVYVAGVLRSATAGRGTVARIGGDEFVIVVQDPDCSKALFDIAGSIHAGLKRPLQVKRHQIHLGASLGIAMADEETIAGGAPGLLSAADAAMYRAKATGKSRTEVFDPTMRTSRDSQTALAADLARAIEHGDLVLHYQPILELSSRSVVGYEALVRWQHPTRGLLLPGAFLPLIDDRNLATVLGTALVEQAANFLTLNPTDSTWVSINVSADQLGDSEFADRVLGAIGGHHLSPQRIVVELTEASLVAPNTRIRHELTELRNAGVPILLDDFGTGVSPLSYLRDLPVSGVKLDMSFVAGIPEDPAGARVSRALGALARELGLATIAEGIETEAQAQFLSACGWRYGQGWLFGVAQPAAAVLDAKTHYVASLIDPRPQEHDDPLDLSGATFSA
- a CDS encoding DNA translocase FtsK; the protein is MAQTSQSRPSARPPQRSTAQRKAPARKQPAKKQAPAVVRGAKAVGHGTSAAVGGAVRSVGTGAKAVSPDVRRDGAAVLLLIGAVLVAATEWFGVGSWAGTVIHGVAAGLFGVLAKLLPIALLFLSLRLFREPQEGHTNHRIMVGLLFLALTVDGIIHIARDQPSPTEGWDAVMAAGGLLGFLVGTPLASVLTGGLAVFVLVMLSLLAILVTLGIPFRELVARAKGLFSRPDADGELGDDGDLDLPEHGTLRRRGKRAKADTLDSYEADEAFAKALQRSEFDELISPSESDATPEYGVPQHATPASGIPTSPYLAAGGYEPAGEDVDTEPTAIIPAPQAPPTSIVPQGVQGQLENSSPYVLPDPEMLVKGTPHKARSAANDRVVAALTSVLEQFGVDAEVTGFTRGPTVTRYEVELGAGVKVEKITQLSRNIAYAVASADVRILSPIPGKSAIGIEIPNVDRETVALGDVLRSTTAIKNDHPMAIGIGKDVEGGYVMANLAKMPHLLVAGATGAGKSSFVNSMITSILMRATPSEVRMVLVDPKRVELSIYEGIPHLITPIITDPKKAAQALDWVVKEMDMRYDDLALYGFKHVDDFNKAVRAGKVKPLPGSERQIHTYPYLLVIVDELADLMMVAPRDVDDSIQRITQLARAAGIHLVLATQRPSVDIVTGTIKANVPSRLAFATSSLADSRVVLDMPGAEKLIGQGDALFLPMGESKPMRVQGAWVSESEIHAAVNHVKRQADPEYRNDVIQAGSSAIVSEDIGDDLDDLLQAAELVITTQLGSTSMLQRKLKMGFAKAGRLMDLLESRDIVGPSQGSKARDVLVTPDELASTLAILRGHSADTFSEPTFPDEAEDDAWGIS